A portion of the Gossypium arboreum isolate Shixiya-1 chromosome 8, ASM2569848v2, whole genome shotgun sequence genome contains these proteins:
- the LOC128296595 gene encoding uncharacterized protein LOC128296595: MGNDNEDPIYPPCFASINTQPQSRCIHERYPSLLSPKEYRANASTPINIPIGSCSNPVDNPANPFVPDLDDMAEMEKGKVDMVKQLDSQCKWLEEKFKAMEAADYCGGIDAKDLSLVPDLMLPPKFKTPEFEKYNGTSCPEAHIMMFCRRITGYVNNDQLLIHCFQDSLIGAAVKWYNQLIRAQIGSWKDLAQAFMKQYGHVTDIAFDVITLQNMEKKPSETFRQYAQRWREIAMQVQPPLLEKETTMLFINTLKAPFINHMLGSATKSFSDIVMSGEMIENAVRCGKIEAGENAKRTAPRRKENEVNNVSAYHKGYSKPVTVNQLRAVTTSHQGSASQDSNPRPNTEKVQFTPIPMTYRELYQNLFDAHVVSPFYLKPMQPLFLKWYDANAQCEYHAGIVGHTIENCTAFKKLVERFINMGIVKFDDPIKPNVVGNPLPSHSDNGVNAISESGGRRTKIDVSEVKTPLKWVWKKMVEEGLLIQGLEEKPKGGKYYCEFHDEEGHEIQKCNEFRALVQRLIENKEIEFFEYTEGPKEEDVCTSEQGPTNNVRGVNHPVVIISRPRVNEVGVPITPKNYNCNVTILGGENPIVALEKGQDEGFYTRSGRRYTPNTKAESAKGKSVVIEQEKEKTTRPESPVNELVTEKEAKEFLKFLKHSEYSVVEQLHKHPARISVLALLLSSDTHRSALMNVLNETYVADDISVNKLDRLVNNISADNFIFFNDDEIPPGGMGSTKALHITTRCKGYTLPGVLIDNGSALNVMPLSTLNRLPVDNSHMKTCQNVVRAFDGTEKKVMGRIEIPLLIGPNTYEVDFLVMDIKPSYNCLLGRPWIHFGQSDLSSLHQKLKLVSEETRSQRPRISKTTRMGIRLSCWQRSFAGKGLGRCLQGRIEVPVLKENETALA, from the exons ATGGGGAACGATAATGAAGACCCTATCTATCCTCCGTGCTTTGCTTCGATAAACACTCAACCACAATCGAGGTGCATCCACGAACGGTATCCGTCACTATTAAGCCCCAAAGAATACCGTGCCAATGCCTCGACACCAATAAACATTCCTATAGGATCGTGCTCTAATCCTGTGGATAATCCAGCTAATCCATTTGTCCCGGACCTTGATGACATGGCAGAAATGGAGAAAGGAAAAGTAGATATGGTAAAACAACTCGATAGTCAGTGCAAATGGCTTGAGGAAAAATTCAAAGCAATGGAAGCTGCTGATTACTGTGGCGGGATCGATGCCAAGGACTTAAGCTTAGTCCCAGATCTGATGCtcccaccaaaatttaaaaccccGGAGTTCGAAAAGTATAACGGGACGAGCTGCCCTGAAGCTCATATTATGATGTTCTGTCGAAGGATAACAGGGTATGTTAACAATGATCAGCTGTTGATCCACTGTTTCCAGGACAGTCTGATCGGAGCTGCGGTCAAGTGGTATAACCAGCTCATCCGTGCCCAAATTGGTTCATGGAAGGACTTGGCTCAAGCTTTCATGAAACAATATGGTCACGTGACGGACATAGCTTTTGATGTAATCACcctacaaaacatggaaaagaagccgaGTGAAACCTTCAGACAATATGCACAACGGTGGAGGGAAATAGCGATGCAAGTCCAGCCACCCCTCTTGGAGAAGGAAACGACCATGCTATTTATTAACACTCTAAAGGCCCCATTCATTAACCACATGTTAGGAAGTGCTACTAAAAGCTTCTCGGACATAGTAATGTCCGGagagatgatagaaaatgcagTAAGATGTGGGAAGATTGAAGCGGGGGAAAATGCCAAGAGAACGGctccaagaaggaaagaaaatgaggTGAACAATGTGAGCGCATATCATAAGGGTTATTCCAAGCCGGTCACAGTAAACCAGCTGAGGGCAGTGACTACTAGCCATCAGGGTTCCGCGAGTCAAGATTCCAACCCAAGGCCTAACACGGAAAAAGTCCAGTTCACGCCAATCCCAATGACGTATAGGGAGCTTTACCAGAACTTGTTCGATGCGCATGTAGTGTCTCCCTTTTACCTAAAACCCATGCAACCTCTATTCCTAaagtggtatgatgcaaatgcgcaatgcgaataccatgcaggaaTTGTGGGGCACACAATTGAGAACTGCACGGCCTTCAAAAAATTAGTCGAAAGGTTCATAAATATGGGCATTGTGAAGTTCGATGATCCCATAAAACCTAATGTGGTGGGAAACCCATTACCCAGTCATTCAGACAATGGGGTAAACGCGATAAGCGAAAGTGGAGGAAGGAGAACTAAGATAGACGTATCGGAGGTAAAGACCCCGTTGAAATgggtttggaagaaaatggtggaagaAGGTTTACTTATACAAGGTTTAGAGGAGAAGCCTAAAGGAGGGAAGTACTATTGTGAATTCCACGACGAGGAAGGGCATGAGATCCAAAAGTGCAATGAATTTAGGGCTCTAGTACAGAGATTGATAGAAAATAAAGAGATCGAATTCTTTGAGTACACCGAGGGCCCGAAGGAAGAAGATGTCTGCACATCAGAGCAAGGGCCGACCAACAATGTCCGAGGGGTCAATCATCCGGTCGTAATTATATCCCGACCAAGAGTCAATGAAGTCGGAGTACCAATTACGCCAAAG AATTACAACTGCAATGTAACGATCCTGGGAGGGGAGAATCCAATTGTCGCTTTGGAGAAAGGTCAAGACGAGGGTTTCTATACACGCAGCGGAAGGCGTTATACTCCGAACACAAAGGCAGAATCAGCTAAAGGAAAATCCGTGGTCATTgaacaagaaaaggaaaagacGACCAGACCTGAATCACCCGTCAATGAGCTTGTAACTGAAAAAGAGGctaaggaattcttaaaattcttaaaacacAGCGAGTACAGCGTTGTGGAGCAATTACACAAACATCCAGCTCGTATATCCGTACTAGCCTTGCTATTGAGTTCAGATACTCACCGAAGTGCATTGATgaatgttttaaatgaaacatatgttgcGGATGACATCTCTGTCAACAAACTTGATCGCCTAGTCAATAACATCAGCgcagataattttattttctttaatgatgatgaaataccaccggGAGGCATGGGATCTACAAAGGCCCTACACATTACCACTCGCTGCAAAGGATACACATTGCCAGGGGTATTGATTGATAATGGATCGGCATTGAATGTTATGCCCTTGTCCACGTTAAATAGGTTGCCAGTGGATAactctcacatgaagacatgtcaaaatgTCGTGAGAGCATTCGACGGTACGGAAAAAAAAGTGATGGGAAGGATTGAGATACCTCTCTTGATTGGCCCAAATACATACGAGGTAGACTTCTTGGTAATGGACATCAAGCCATCATACAATTGCCTGTTGGGGAGACCGTGGATTCACTTCGGGCAAAGCGATCTGTCGTCCCTACACCAAAAGTTGAAGTTGGTAAGCGAG GAAACAAGATCCCAAAGACCTAGAATATCCAAAACCACAAGGATGGGCATACGATTAAGCTGTTGGCAAAGGAGCTTTGCGGGGAAAGGACTTGGAAGATGCCTCCAAGGAAGGATCGAGGTACCGGTGTTGAAGGAAAACgagaccgctttggcttag